One window from the genome of Rhinolophus ferrumequinum isolate MPI-CBG mRhiFer1 chromosome 22, mRhiFer1_v1.p, whole genome shotgun sequence encodes:
- the PIGC gene encoding phosphatidylinositol N-acetylglucosaminyltransferase subunit C: MSAQPGTSTEVKWQKVLYERQPFPDNYVDQRFLEELRKNVHARKYRFWAVVFESGVVVQQLCSVCVFVVIWWYMDEGLLAPHWLLGTGLASSLIGYILFDLIDGGEGRRKSGRTRWADLKSALVFITFTYGFSPILKTLTESVSTDTIYAMSVFMLLGHLVFFDYGANAAIVSSTLSLNMAIFASVCLASRLPRSLHAFIMVTFAIQIFALWPMLQKKLKAHTPCSYVGVTLLFAFSALGGLLSISLVGAVLFALLLVAISCLCPFYLIRLQLFKENIHGPWDEAEIKEDLSRFLN, from the coding sequence ATGAGCGCCCAACCTGGAACCAGCACCGAGGTGAAGTGGCAGAAGGTCTTGTACGAGCGACAGCCCTTTCCCGACAACTACGTGGACCAGCGTTTCCTGGAAGAGCTCCGGAAAAACGTCCATGCCCGGAAGTACCGGTTCTGGGCTGTGGTATTTGAGTCGGGCGTGGTCGTGCAGCAGCTGTGCAGTGTCTGTGTTTTTGTGGTCATCTGGTGGTATATGGACGAGGGTCTTCTGGCCCCCCACTGGCTTTTGGGGACCGGCCTGGCTTCGTCACTGATTGGCTATATTTTGTTTGATCTCATCGATGGAGGTGAAGGACGGAGGAAAAGCGGGCGGACCCGCTGGGCCGACTTGAAGAGCGCTCTGGTCTTCATTACTTTCACGTACGGTTTCTCGCCGATCCTGAAGACCCTCACCGAGTCGGTCAGCACCGACACCATCTACGCCATGTCCGTCTTCATGCTCTTAGGCCACCTGGTCTTCTTCGACTACGGCGCCAATGCGGCCATTGTGTCCAGCACGCTGTCCTTGAACATGGCCATCTTTGCGTCTGTCTGCCTCGCCTCACGCCTGCCCCGGTCCCTGCACGCCTTCATCATGGTGACATTTGCCATCCAGATTTTTGCCCTGTGGCCCATGCTGCAGAAGAAACTGAAGGCACACACTCCCTGCAGCTACGTGGGCGTCACCCTGCTCTTTGCATTTTCAGCCCTGGGAGGCCTGCTGTCCATCAGCCTGGTGGGCGCCGTCCTCTTTGCCCTTCTGCTGGTGGCCATCTCGTGTCTCTGCCCTTTCTACCTCATCCGCCTGcagcttttcaaagaaaacattcatgGGCCTTGGGATGAGGCGGAGATCAAAGAAGATTTGTCCAGGTTCCTCAACTAA